One part of the Neoarius graeffei isolate fNeoGra1 chromosome 2, fNeoGra1.pri, whole genome shotgun sequence genome encodes these proteins:
- the prr5l gene encoding proline-rich protein 5-like isoform X1, producing MGSFRRPRFMSSPVLSDLARFHASSPSLQLSNASIWNSVQSAVIKVFQGGGLQTNELYSLNESIRWLQRTELGSFITEYFQDQLLSKGLAHILEKIQLQEEENCLQALSEMWVTFFTEILPTLQAIFYPVQGQELTVRQMALLGFRDQVLLKLSLENMLHTASYPPAIVQMLLILQGIHEPSGPSKEYCLLERLVDMVISPYLSNYLYMSHRDSTSAGCQLKNSSLETTQLFGQPEITITHFAAESLLTPLVEQEGEAYLERTGGIRRHTVANVHSDIQFLSMTDRTDGSDNDQVTKAKKTASPRPFPHQLVILDTPSTTTSQICQNTAKMS from the exons ATGGGATCTTTTCGGCGTCCTCGCTTTATGAGCTCACCAGTGCTGTCAGATCTGGCCCGCTTTCACGCCAGTTCACCATCTCTACAACTCTCCAATGCAAGTATCTGGAATAG TGTCCAATCTGCTGTCATCAAAGTATTTCAAGGCGGAGGGCTGCAGACCAACGAGCTGTACAGTCTGAATGAAAGCATCAG ATGGCTTCAAAGGACAGAATTGGGCTCCTTCATTACAGAATACTTTCAG GATCAGCTCTTGAGCAAAGGCCTGGCACACATATTGGAGAAGATTCAGCTTCAGGAGG AAGAAAACTGTCTCCAGGCTCTGTCTGAGATGTGGGTAACATTTTTCACAGAGATCCTGCCAACTCTTCAAGCTATATTCTATCCTGTGCAG GGTCAGGAGCTGACTGTGAGACAGATGGCTCTGCTGGGTTTTAGGGACCAGGTCTTGTTGAAACTTTCTCTAGAGAACATGCTGCATACTGCCTCATATCCTCCTGCCATAGTACAGATGCTTCTCATACTGCAG gGCATTCATGAGCCTAGTGGGCCTAGTAAAGAATACTGCCTTCTAGAGCGACTAGTGGATATGGTGATTTCACCTTACCTGAGTAACTACCTCTATATGAGCCACAGGGACTCCACTTCAG CAGGGTGTCAATTGAAAAACTCCAGTTTAGAGACTACACAGCTCTTTGGCCAGCCAGAGATCACAATCACACACTTTGCTGCGGAATCTTTGCTGACGCCTCTTGTGGAGCAAGAAGGCGAGGCATATCTGGAGAGGACCGGTGGAATACGGCGCCACACAGTCGCCAATGTTCATTCAGACATCCAGTTTCTCTCcatgacagacagaactgatggtaGTGATAATGACCAGGTGACAAAAGCAAAGAAAACTGCTTCTCCCAGGCCTTTCCCCCATCAACTAGTAATCCTGGACACTCCATCAACTACAACATCACAAATATGCCAGAACACTGCCAAGATGAGCTGA
- the prr5l gene encoding proline-rich protein 5-like isoform X3: MGSFRRPRFMSSPVLSDLARFHASSPSLQLSNASIWNSVQSAVIKVFQGGGLQTNELYSLNESIRWLQRTELGSFITEYFQDQLLSKGLAHILEKIQLQEENCLQALSEMWVTFFTEILPTLQAIFYPVQGQELTVRQMALLGFRDQVLLKLSLENMLHTASYPPAIVQMLLILQGIHEPSGPSKEYCLLERLVDMVISPYLSNYLYMSHRDSTSAGCQLKNSSLETTQLFGQPEITITHFAAESLLTPLVEQEGEAYLERTGGIRRHTVANVHSDIQFLSMTDRTDGSDNDQVTKAKKTASPRPFPHQLVILDTPSTTTSQICQNTAKMS; the protein is encoded by the exons ATGGGATCTTTTCGGCGTCCTCGCTTTATGAGCTCACCAGTGCTGTCAGATCTGGCCCGCTTTCACGCCAGTTCACCATCTCTACAACTCTCCAATGCAAGTATCTGGAATAG TGTCCAATCTGCTGTCATCAAAGTATTTCAAGGCGGAGGGCTGCAGACCAACGAGCTGTACAGTCTGAATGAAAGCATCAG ATGGCTTCAAAGGACAGAATTGGGCTCCTTCATTACAGAATACTTTCAG GATCAGCTCTTGAGCAAAGGCCTGGCACACATATTGGAGAAGATTCAGCTTCAGGAGG AAAACTGTCTCCAGGCTCTGTCTGAGATGTGGGTAACATTTTTCACAGAGATCCTGCCAACTCTTCAAGCTATATTCTATCCTGTGCAG GGTCAGGAGCTGACTGTGAGACAGATGGCTCTGCTGGGTTTTAGGGACCAGGTCTTGTTGAAACTTTCTCTAGAGAACATGCTGCATACTGCCTCATATCCTCCTGCCATAGTACAGATGCTTCTCATACTGCAG gGCATTCATGAGCCTAGTGGGCCTAGTAAAGAATACTGCCTTCTAGAGCGACTAGTGGATATGGTGATTTCACCTTACCTGAGTAACTACCTCTATATGAGCCACAGGGACTCCACTTCAG CAGGGTGTCAATTGAAAAACTCCAGTTTAGAGACTACACAGCTCTTTGGCCAGCCAGAGATCACAATCACACACTTTGCTGCGGAATCTTTGCTGACGCCTCTTGTGGAGCAAGAAGGCGAGGCATATCTGGAGAGGACCGGTGGAATACGGCGCCACACAGTCGCCAATGTTCATTCAGACATCCAGTTTCTCTCcatgacagacagaactgatggtaGTGATAATGACCAGGTGACAAAAGCAAAGAAAACTGCTTCTCCCAGGCCTTTCCCCCATCAACTAGTAATCCTGGACACTCCATCAACTACAACATCACAAATATGCCAGAACACTGCCAAGATGAGCTGA
- the prr5l gene encoding proline-rich protein 5-like isoform X2, which translates to MGSFRRPRFMSSPVLSDLARFHASSPSLQLSNASIWNSVQSAVIKVFQGGGLQTNELYSLNESIRWLQRTELGSFITEYFQDQLLSKGLAHILEKIQLQEEENCLQALSEMWVTFFTEILPTLQAIFYPVQGQELTVRQMALLGFRDQVLLKLSLENMLHTASYPPAIVQMLLILQGIHEPSGPSKEYCLLERLVDMVISPYLSNYLYMSHRDSTSGCQLKNSSLETTQLFGQPEITITHFAAESLLTPLVEQEGEAYLERTGGIRRHTVANVHSDIQFLSMTDRTDGSDNDQVTKAKKTASPRPFPHQLVILDTPSTTTSQICQNTAKMS; encoded by the exons ATGGGATCTTTTCGGCGTCCTCGCTTTATGAGCTCACCAGTGCTGTCAGATCTGGCCCGCTTTCACGCCAGTTCACCATCTCTACAACTCTCCAATGCAAGTATCTGGAATAG TGTCCAATCTGCTGTCATCAAAGTATTTCAAGGCGGAGGGCTGCAGACCAACGAGCTGTACAGTCTGAATGAAAGCATCAG ATGGCTTCAAAGGACAGAATTGGGCTCCTTCATTACAGAATACTTTCAG GATCAGCTCTTGAGCAAAGGCCTGGCACACATATTGGAGAAGATTCAGCTTCAGGAGG AAGAAAACTGTCTCCAGGCTCTGTCTGAGATGTGGGTAACATTTTTCACAGAGATCCTGCCAACTCTTCAAGCTATATTCTATCCTGTGCAG GGTCAGGAGCTGACTGTGAGACAGATGGCTCTGCTGGGTTTTAGGGACCAGGTCTTGTTGAAACTTTCTCTAGAGAACATGCTGCATACTGCCTCATATCCTCCTGCCATAGTACAGATGCTTCTCATACTGCAG gGCATTCATGAGCCTAGTGGGCCTAGTAAAGAATACTGCCTTCTAGAGCGACTAGTGGATATGGTGATTTCACCTTACCTGAGTAACTACCTCTATATGAGCCACAGGGACTCCACTTCAG GGTGTCAATTGAAAAACTCCAGTTTAGAGACTACACAGCTCTTTGGCCAGCCAGAGATCACAATCACACACTTTGCTGCGGAATCTTTGCTGACGCCTCTTGTGGAGCAAGAAGGCGAGGCATATCTGGAGAGGACCGGTGGAATACGGCGCCACACAGTCGCCAATGTTCATTCAGACATCCAGTTTCTCTCcatgacagacagaactgatggtaGTGATAATGACCAGGTGACAAAAGCAAAGAAAACTGCTTCTCCCAGGCCTTTCCCCCATCAACTAGTAATCCTGGACACTCCATCAACTACAACATCACAAATATGCCAGAACACTGCCAAGATGAGCTGA